Genomic window (Candidatus Nitrosocosmicus franklandus):
GATTTTTCCGACTCATTTAGCTTGGTCAACATTTCATTAACAATCCAATTAGATACCTCAACAGGAGAATCATAAAATTTTAAGGCTTCTTCAAAAAAATCACTAATCTTTTTACTATTTATCAGTATCCGTGCTGTGTGGGGTGTGATTTTAAAAGCATTAATGTACCTATCCAGTCTTTCCCGTGGAAGCTCGTTCATCTGTTCCCTTAATTTGGAAACAAATATTTTACCTCCAAGGTTGATCCTTGGAATATCAGGTTCAGGGAAATATTTGTAATCTTCTTCTTCTTCTTTTGATCTCGCAGAAATTGTTATTTTTCTTTTTTCGTCCCAATGTCTGGTTTCTGCTTGGACCGTAATATCGTGCATAGCCATGGTCTTTTGCCTTGTTATTTCATAGTAAATTGATTTTTCTACATCTTTAAATGAACTGATATTCTTGATCTCCACCTTTTTTCCTCCTCCTAATGATACATTTACATCACACCGAATTGCTCCTTCCAAATTTGGGTCGCATACATCCAGGTACTCAAAAATATTGATTATTTCATTTAGAAAAAGTCTGACATCAGAAGGTTCTGTGAAATCTGGTTCAGTGACGATTTCAACTAGTGCGACACCAGCTCTATTGTAATCTATCAAACTATAGGAATTATTCGAGGGTGTATCATCTTCATAAACTATCTTTCCGGGATCTTCTTCCAATTGAATTCTGGTAATTCTAATGGGTGGTTTACTCCCGCTATTAACATATGAAGTGTCTTTATCACCCCTCAAGCCAGTAGATAAATCATATAATCCATTGACACCAATGCTGCTTATCTCGTAAGAATTGTATTGAGTGATTTGAAAATTTTTGGGCAAATCAGGATAAAAGTAATTCTTCCTATAGAAAGAAATCTTTTCAGGGATGTCACATCCAAATGCCAAACAAATCATTGAAGCAAATTCCACTGCCCTTCTGTTCAACAAGGGTAACGACCCTGGTAATCCAAGGCAAATTGGACAAGTATTTTCATTAGGTAATGAATTCCTATAATTACATAGACAATTACAAAATAGTTTTGTGTTAAGATTGGTAAGCTGACAATGAATTTCAAGCCCTATTTTCAATTGTTCAACGTTTGTTGTAGTCAATTTCATAAGCAGGGATAACACTCTCGATAATCAAAAGCCTTTTCAAACAAGCAGGCCAAATCAATAAGTTTCTGTTCCTCGAAGGCATTTGCTATCAACTGGACGCCATATGGAAGACCCTCCTTAGAAAATCCAGCTGGAATTGAAATAGCAGGTAATCCAGTAAGATTTGCAATGATTGTGAACAAGTCTAAATTGTATAGGTCTACAGGATTAGATAATTTTTCTCCTAATCGAAAAGGGAGAACTGGCATAGTTGGAAGTAAGATGATATCAAATTTTGTGAATAAATTAAGAAATTCTTGTCTAATCAATGAACGTACAAGTTGTGCTTTTTGATAATATTTACCGAAATATCCAGCAGATAAAACATAGGACCCTAGTAATATTCTTCGCTTAACTTCATCGCCAAACATCGATCTAGCTTTTGAGAAATAACTTTTCCATTCATATCCTTCAGGATTTGAATAATAACCATATCTTAAATTGTCAAATCTCGAAAGATTACTTGATGCCTCTGCAGTAGCAATTATGTAATATGCGGCTACCGCATAATCTAGTATTGATAATTTGACTTCCTCCAAATGGTAGTGATGTTTCTTAAGGAAATTAATTTTTTCTTGTATCCCACTTGCAATTTGGAAATCAGAACTATCTATTAATTCCGAAAGTAATGCCACCTTGAGACTAATTTTCTGCAATTCTTGATCTGATTTAATCTTACAGGGATCATTTCGAGTATAAGTTGTATTATCTTTAGCATCCTCTCCGGATATTGTATTAAAGATAGGCACGATATCAAAAATTGTTCTTGTGATAGGTCCTATCTGTTCAAGTGAATTAGAATACGAGACCAGTCCGCTCCTACTCACACTCCCGTAGGTTGGTTTGAGTCCAACTACAGAACAAAAACTTGCAGGACATCTTATTGACCCGCCAGTATCAGAGCCTAGAGAGATTGGGATTTGAAGAGATGATACAGATGCAGCGCTTCCTCCCGATGATCCACCTGCAACAAATTGAGTGTTCCATGGATTTCTTACCGGCCCATACGCCGAGAATTCAGAGGTACTCCCCATACCGAATTCATCCATATTTAATTTACCAATGATTATGCCATCCTGTTTCTCTATTTGTTCTATAACGGTGGCATTGTATGGAGAAATATATTCGCTAAGCATTTTAGACGCACATGTATTTTTCAACCCTTTTACACAAATATTGTCCTTTACTCCTATTGGCACCCCGGCCAATATTCCTGTTTTTTCACCTCCTCTGATCTTCTTGTCTATTTCCCTTGCCCTTTCAATGGCGTATTCAAAATTCTTTGTAATGAATGAATTAATATGTTTATCTACTTTATTTATCCTGTCGACAATTACAGACACGTACTCTTCCGCCGTGAATTCACCATTTCGAATTTTATCTGATACCACATTTGCAGATAATTTAAATAATTCCTTCAATCCCTAAATCCTCGGGCCCAAAATGTATCCATTCTTTGTATTCAAGGGCTTGATTTTGATATTAACTGAACTCTCTGCAAGTTTTCCAGTTTGTGGTTCATCATCTCGAAGCGAATCGAAGGGCTTTTCAATTTTCATATCACCACCCATCTTCAATTTATTATCACCTGTTGTATCAAATTCGTCAAGTTTATCAAATAATGTCAACACCTCGTGAATCTTTTTCGCAGTCTCGATTATCATTTCATTAGGTATTTCTAATTTAGAGAGTTCGCATAACTTTTTTATGTCATCAACATTTGACATGAACTAGGTGGGTTCGCACTCAAGCTTATATTTATCTTATGGAGTCAACCTATCTATATCTCGTGGGTAAAAAGTAGCATCCCGTATGTTCTCTAACTTTAATAATGCCATAACTAACCTTTCTAATCCCAATCCAAATCCAGCATGTGGCGGCATCGCATAATCAAATACCCTGAGATGGTAGTCAAATGCTGTAGAATTGAGCCCTTTCTTTTTCATGTTTTCAATAAGTAAATCCTTATTGTTAATGCGAGTGCTCCCAGACGATAGTTCTAACCCACCGAACATCAAATCAAACGACTCGCTTAGGAGATTCTTTTCATCGATTGCGGATTCTTTTTGAGCATTGCCTGGGGTTATGGATTTAACGTAAAAGGGTTTCATTGACGCTGGCCAGTCTGTTATGAAAAAGAATTCGTCACTAA
Coding sequences:
- a CDS encoding Asp-tRNA(Asn)/Glu-tRNA(Gln) amidotransferase subunit GatC, with the translated sequence MSNVDDIKKLCELSKLEIPNEMIIETAKKIHEVLTLFDKLDEFDTTGDNKLKMGGDMKIEKPFDSLRDDEPQTGKLAESSVNIKIKPLNTKNGYILGPRI
- the gatA gene encoding Asp-tRNA(Asn)/Glu-tRNA(Gln) amidotransferase subunit GatA, which produces MKELFKLSANVVSDKIRNGEFTAEEYVSVIVDRINKVDKHINSFITKNFEYAIERAREIDKKIRGGEKTGILAGVPIGVKDNICVKGLKNTCASKMLSEYISPYNATVIEQIEKQDGIIIGKLNMDEFGMGSTSEFSAYGPVRNPWNTQFVAGGSSGGSAASVSSLQIPISLGSDTGGSIRCPASFCSVVGLKPTYGSVSRSGLVSYSNSLEQIGPITRTIFDIVPIFNTISGEDAKDNTTYTRNDPCKIKSDQELQKISLKVALLSELIDSSDFQIASGIQEKINFLKKHHYHLEEVKLSILDYAVAAYYIIATAEASSNLSRFDNLRYGYYSNPEGYEWKSYFSKARSMFGDEVKRRILLGSYVLSAGYFGKYYQKAQLVRSLIRQEFLNLFTKFDIILLPTMPVLPFRLGEKLSNPVDLYNLDLFTIIANLTGLPAISIPAGFSKEGLPYGVQLIANAFEEQKLIDLACLFEKAFDYRECYPCL
- the gatB gene encoding Asp-tRNA(Asn)/Glu-tRNA(Gln) amidotransferase subunit GatB yields the protein MTTTNVEQLKIGLEIHCQLTNLNTKLFCNCLCNYRNSLPNENTCPICLGLPGSLPLLNRRAVEFASMICLAFGCDIPEKISFYRKNYFYPDLPKNFQITQYNSYEISSIGVNGLYDLSTGLRGDKDTSYVNSGSKPPIRITRIQLEEDPGKIVYEDDTPSNNSYSLIDYNRAGVALVEIVTEPDFTEPSDVRLFLNEIINIFEYLDVCDPNLEGAIRCDVNVSLGGGKKVEIKNISSFKDVEKSIYYEITRQKTMAMHDITVQAETRHWDEKRKITISARSKEEEEDYKYFPEPDIPRINLGGKIFVSKLREQMNELPRERLDRYINAFKITPHTARILINSKKISDFFEEALKFYDSPVEVSNWIVNEMLTKLNESEKSDISKSHSTDLSSLHLSPQLIATMARLVNEKNVNRKLAREVFDTSLRTGEDPLELVEKMDIGKISDSDQISDLIKKIIAKQPHLVKQYKNNPNVNNFILGLVMKDTKGKADPQVAMSLIKEILSKGD